The sequence CTGCATTTTTGGCGGATGGATGTTCGCGGCTGCTATGGATTTGATCGTAGCCGCGGAAGACGCGATGTTCCTGCCCTCGCTACTGCAGTATTTCTCGATTCCCTGGGACGTGCCCATTCGCAAAGCTAAGGAAGTCCTGTTCCAGAGCCGCTTTGTGCGGGCTGAAGAGGCAGCCCGACTGGGATTCGTAAACGTGGTGGTGCCTCGTGAAAAGTTGGAAGAGGAAACGCTGGCGCTCGCGATGCGGATCGCTGAGAGCGATCGCATGACACTCAAGATGCTCAAATTTGCGCTCAACAATGCTCAAGATGCCATGGGCTTTCGAACCGCGGTTCGCAATGCGCACTCACACCACATGCTTGTGGGGGTGGGACCGTATCTGCGCGAAGCGGATCAAAGCAAGTTACCAAAACGAATGCCGGGAGTTGGGCAGGCGCTGAATAAGCTCGGAAAGTAACTCGTCTCTGTTTAAGCTAGCCAGCCGCGGCCCCATCTGTTTGCGCCCTTGGGTCGGAGGGAAGCGAAAATTCTTAAGCGCGGCAATCGAGCTTGGCCCGAGAGAATCCGGCTCGTTGGCGGAGACTGCGGGGCCGCTCTCGACACGTAACTTAAGTTTCATTGTGAGGAAGCGGTTAAATTGACCGACATTCCCGATGATCGGGTCGGCAAAATCCGTCGCCGAGGGGGCGGTGTACCCTAGGCTTGCAGAGACCCACCATTTGGGTGATTTAATTAAGGACGAGGGTGGAGGAGGTGGCAGATCGCGCCGAAGGGGTTGCAGGAGATGTCACCGCGAGAGTGGTCTGGGGAGGCGAGGGGATGAGTGAAAGATCGAGCAACCAAGAGGAAAAGCACATAAACCGCCGCCGTTTTCTGACCATGGGCTTGCTAAGCGCCGCACCGATTGTGGTCCCGGGCGCGGCGTGGGCGCGGATGCGGGTTAAGACTTCCAGCTCCAGCACGAGAGAACTGGCGCGCACCCTTAGCTTTTACAATTTGCACACCGGCGAACGCCTCACGACGGTCTATTGGGAAAAGGGTGAGTACCTCCCGGCCGCGCTCGACGAAGTCAACTACATTCTTCGCGACTTTCGGCAAAACGAAGTCAAGCCAATTGACCCCACTTTGCTCGATCTGCTGGTCACGCTTCGCGACCGACTGCAGTCCCAGGCGAACTACGAAGTCATTTCCGGGTACCGTTCACCGCTCACCAACGCAATGCTTCATTCTCAAAGCGAGGGAGTTGCCGCGCACAGCCTGCACATGGATGGCCGCGCGATCGACATTCGCCTGCCCGGCCGGCCGCTCGGCCTGGTCCGGTTCGCAGCGCTCTCGTTGCGGCGCGGCGGCGTAGGTTATTATCCGGGTCGCTTTGTGCACGTAGACACGGGCCGCGTGCGCTGGTGGTAGACTATTGTTTGTCCAGGCGATGTTAGGTTAAGCGCGCCCGCGAGGGCCGCAATCAGGCATCCTCTGACAGATAGTGGGCACTAATACTTGGTGGCAACCGCCACCAGACGCTCCGCCCTATGGTCGTAGGGGGTTGCGGCCAGGCTGCCGTAAGTCGCAACTTCGCTGAAACCAGCTTCCTTAAGTAACGTGCCAAGTTCGACGCCCGAGTACGGCCGCACCACCAGAGTGGATTCGCGCAGTTCCGTTCCTCGCAGTTGGATCCAGTGTGATTCGAGTTTTGACCATCCGTCGAGCACTCGCCGTTCCTCGATCACAATGGTGCCATCCGCGCGTCGGTTCCAATCGCGCTCGCGGAATTTGGCCGCAACTACTTCCTTGCCGTTCATGTCTAAGGTGAGCTTCGCGCCGGACTGCAGAGATTCGTAGACGTTGCGTGCTACGCGCAAATCATCGGTGGCATCCTCGAAGTAGCCGAACGATGTGAACATGCTGAGCGCTCCATCAAAGGCTTCGCGCCGCACAAAAGCGCGCATGTCGCAGTGAACGAACTCGATGCTCAGGTTTTCCCGCGTGGCGCCATCACGCGCCTGTTCGAGATAGTGAGCGGTACGATCAACCCCAGTGACCCTGAAGCCGCGGCGAGCAAATTCAAGGGAATGGCGCCCAATGCCGCAGCAGAGATCCAGCACGCGGGCGCCCGAGCCAAGCTTCAGCAAGGCTACCAGCTGATCAACTTCGGCACGCGTCTGCTCAAGACGTGCGGGGTTGAACATGTGGTCACGAAAGGTTTCCCAGAAGGTATCGTCCTCGTACCACTCGGCCATAGGCATTAACCGCCTCGCTTTGACACGGTAGCCCAGAATTCTGTTCCCGGGGGCCGAATGCGACGGTTGCAGAAAACGAAGAAATCAAGGCGTGGGTCTCCCCGGCAGCTTTTTCTAAACCAGCTGGCAACAAGACCCATGCTTGGGTTCGTCGGCATCCCCATTACGGGGTCCGGAACTGGTGCTTCGCTACATAACCTTACGCAAGAAATCGAAGATGAGTTTTTGCGCTTCGCCGCATGCCGACAGATTCGACATCTGTATAAAGCCGTGCGGCATCTCGTCGAAGATGTGCAGCTCATGACGAATGTCCGCGCGCTTAAGCGCCTCGCCGATCGCGTGCGACTCCGGCAACAACGCATCGGCAGTCCCGCACACGACGAACGATGGGGGCAGGACGCCGGGCTTGATTGCTCCCAGTGGGCTGACCCGCGGGTCCTTCAACAACGAAGGAAAGTTGGCATTTCCCACGTATGCTTTTGCCATTCCATCCATCGTGCCCTTGGCTCGTTCGAGAGTTGCCGGGAAATCGTACACACCGTAAATCAAAATCGCGGCCTTGGGTCTGGGTCCCGAATAGTTTTCGGCGGCCAGCGCGGTCAGCGAAGCTGCGGTGAGGTTGCCGCCAGCCGAATCTCCACCCACCGCGATCCTGTTGCTATCTCCCTTCCATTGCCCGGCGTGGTCGGCGGTCCACTTGATCGCGGACACGCAGTCT is a genomic window of Candidatus Binataceae bacterium containing:
- a CDS encoding enoyl-CoA hydratase-related protein, which translates into the protein LSGRGEHFSSGHDLGSPDEKADAQRRPYGKGLRAIYERSRRLFLDNTLRWRDLDKPTIAQVHGYCIFGGWMFAAAMDLIVAAEDAMFLPSLLQYFSIPWDVPIRKAKEVLFQSRFVRAEEAARLGFVNVVVPREKLEEETLALAMRIAESDRMTLKMLKFALNNAQDAMGFRTAVRNAHSHHMLVGVGPYLREADQSKLPKRMPGVGQALNKLGK
- a CDS encoding DUF882 domain-containing protein, translating into MSERSSNQEEKHINRRRFLTMGLLSAAPIVVPGAAWARMRVKTSSSSTRELARTLSFYNLHTGERLTTVYWEKGEYLPAALDEVNYILRDFRQNEVKPIDPTLLDLLVTLRDRLQSQANYEVISGYRSPLTNAMLHSQSEGVAAHSLHMDGRAIDIRLPGRPLGLVRFAALSLRRGGVGYYPGRFVHVDTGRVRWW
- a CDS encoding methyltransferase domain-containing protein → MPMAEWYEDDTFWETFRDHMFNPARLEQTRAEVDQLVALLKLGSGARVLDLCCGIGRHSLEFARRGFRVTGVDRTAHYLEQARDGATRENLSIEFVHCDMRAFVRREAFDGALSMFTSFGYFEDATDDLRVARNVYESLQSGAKLTLDMNGKEVVAAKFRERDWNRRADGTIVIEERRVLDGWSKLESHWIQLRGTELRESTLVVRPYSGVELGTLLKEAGFSEVATYGSLAATPYDHRAERLVAVATKY
- a CDS encoding alpha/beta hydrolase — protein: MTEKEREFLKALASAPIPTDIPGLRSTMDTFSPMMNQDLPEIGALHEGVELRPNLRADIAVPKGSGPFPVVVYLHGGGWVAGNPKTHRKLGMQFAEAGFLTINVDYRLAPEHPFPAGLEDCVSAIKWTADHAGQWKGDSNRIAVGGDSAGGNLTAASLTALAAENYSGPRPKAAILIYGVYDFPATLERAKGTMDGMAKAYVGNANFPSLLKDPRVSPLGAIKPGVLPPSFVVCGTADALLPESHAIGEALKRADIRHELHIFDEMPHGFIQMSNLSACGEAQKLIFDFLRKVM